The window AATAGTCCTCACTGTCCCGACGACGAAATTTCTCAATTAACATAAACGATACGAGATACAGTATGATGAATAGTAGTAGGaaaatctgaaacaaaaaatataaaattaactttgtCTGGTATGAAAATGTGGTTGTGTGTATTAGATACATGGTAACAGTAAAAATTTGAATAGACCAAATGAGATTGACGTAAAAAAttcacataaaatcacaccttgttcccataggggtaggtagacaCCAAAGAACACCAGTTgataagatccttacaaacttatttatagCATGCCCTAGTAAAGGAATAATTTAGGGCAATTGGTCTGGGACAAGCATATGTTTGGTAATTCTATGTGTGTAAATAATCCTGACTCAATGGAAAACCCCAGTCTGCCAGTTTactaattgataataattattagatacTAGGatatgacattaaaattatcttatcaGATAATCTATTAACCCTGAATATGCCAATGTTGAAATTaccattattatttgtaatacctATAGTTAgcaaattaatgttttgaatttaaaactatacataATAAAGCTCCTCtacagaatataaaacaaaatattaattgacaGTAGTACTTTATAAATAGGATTTTCTTAAACCAGCACTAGGTAACCAACATTTGAATTATTAATCCAGTTTGGGAATTCGGAAAAAACTCATTCTATCAAAACTACCTATCATTCATATAATAGTTGTCGAAATCcatacacataaaattatattacttgtaATGAAAAGAAACAAATACCAATATTGACATAtctatgaataaaacaaaaaaagaaatccCATTAAAACTTGTTGTTCATACAGGTTTTATGCAACTGGTGTTTTTTTATCTATCTACACTAATCTACAGTCCGATAATCATTtgccatttaattttataaggaGAGGTATATACCCAGATACCttgtcaattaatttattattactttaattgcttaaaatgttaagttttcaTCACATGTAATTGTTAGATAATCTGTTCAAACAATGTggaattaatttatattataaatataaaatgtaataaaacatttttaaattatataagtattataaacattaattaacattatgaaataatgattcagctataattttaacaacatataatttaaaaaattttttAATGACTAATGGTATCAGGTTATGAAGACTCACCAAGTAGTAGAGGATTGTATTTAGAGACTTGCAAAGAAGAGGCTAGTTACAAATCACATTACAGCTAATATTTTTACCTCCATAGAGCAACCATGGCATTGACATAGAGATTTTTACCTTGAATACTTGGTAAAGCTATCTTTCATGTGTTTTGGAACAGATCTGAGCCTGTAGAGACCTATTACCCTTCTACAgctaataatttattcttataaaatattataactaaagtacttctcataatatttaattccaaAGACCTTAACCAACTAGTTTTCCTTGATCTCTGCcctattaaaacaaaacaagcatTTGTATTTCCTAAATATAAATGCAGGCTTGAACTGGTTCAAACAACAACACCAATATAATTCAAATCAGAAACTAGGTTGCAGTACTATAGTATGTTTGATTATTGCAATTGGGACGACCTAGGACGACGTGTGTTTTGTTGTTTGGACACAGGCATAATAAACTCTTTGTTACATTACTTACAATTTGCTCCCtgacattattatgaaatatctGCTCGCGAAGGTCAGCCTCCTCATCATCCATGGTCCCGTCTTAGTTTCCTTCTTATCTTTTGACAAATATTGTCGTTTCTTTGCTTAGTCTCTCGTTGAAATAACACTtcattttcaaatgaaattacattttcttgagcaaataaaaaattacactttaCACAACACGACCACTTTTGATTTTATGACCACTGCACTAAAGGTATAAGAATAAGTCAATAtcaatgattattattttaaaatattggttttaaaaGTAGCACGCAACGCAATGAAATTGTGAATGTAAAAACACGACCAATTTACAGTGAGTGAACGAAACGGTGTGATTCTGACTGAATAGTGAATGATGTGCAAGAAAGAACAATTTAGACAGGAATTTAGAGTTGCCACTTTTcaaattttactataaaaagtgGACAAAAGTAATggttgaagaaaatattttgttactgaacaaaaaacaatttctgTTGCAAATATGTCTTGTTAAAAATGTGTAACAGACGATATGACATTAATTTAACAGCTAGATTAGatcttataacaaaatacaatcaaatatttttgacttataGTTCTCAAAATGAAAAACCATATTTGAATACACAAAATTCGTAGAGATATATGATGTTTGTGTATGTGTATCTAATTAtctattaatatgtttaaagaAAGGAGGAGATTTGTGCGCCTCGAACTGACAACACGAAAATTACTTCATGCACACAGATAGCACAAAATATAAAGGTAAGTCTACACAGGGGATCTGGGTAAAAAAATGCTGTAAGTTTtggaaaaatacttatttcttgGAATAGGATATTTTCATGAATCATAGATACAATtgtatttgtttagtaaaatattaatcaacatTATGATTATACAATTTACGAGACGATAGGTTTGTTTTGATGATAATGTCATTGTCAAAGTCAGCCGATTTATGTCAAGCTGTCAATGTGCATTCGACAAAACGGCGATTTGTGGCGGTATAATCAACCAACAACAGGTTAAGACATgaacaaaaatcaaaacattataaaattacatcaaaaatgcttaaataatatttctaaagaacgttttaaattattagcATGGGTTCCTGCGAATGTAAGTTAGGTCTTCATTGTTGCAAACTTCAGCTGGGactgttatcaaaatatttacgaagTGTTTATTTACAGATAGCAGTACAAGTCCTGAGTTTTCAGTGAGAATAGTTATTTGTGATCATTATTTAACGAAACCGACGCCGGGGATCGATGTTATTTATTCCGAGTTTAGAGGAGCAGACATCAAACAGGTAACCTAAAGTGTTTTAGAagtagaaatacaaaaaaaatgcaagtAAAGCTAAGATGATCTGAACACTCCATCACACTTAGTCGCAGTAGCTCTTTCTGGCTTTAGCTCAAACTTACCTTCACAATAACAATGTCTTTTTTACCCTAACTTATAGTACCTATAAAGTTAGCTTAGCCatttaatttgaacataataCATGCTACTTACATACAGTCGAttctatatttttctatagttcttttcaataaattttaggtGCCAGTATTAAGGATATTTGGTCCGACACCAGATGGTTATAAAGCATGTATCCACATTCATGGTGTGTTTCCATACTTCTACATTCCATGTCCAACACCAAACCCAGAACCACAATTTTTATACCAGGTATGTATGAATTCATCATCAAATCATCTATGGCCTTTCTTTACCTCTATGGAAAGgtgtcattttatgtatgtaacatcTGTGCTTGTTTGCgagttcatttatttttagactgcTTGTTTACCAAAGCTTTTAGCAATAACATGTAATGAAAACAATCTATCAATAGAACTAAGTGTTTCATTTGCCACTAAATATTGTGAGTAGATGATCTAAAACCAACTAGATGGTCAGACaacattgttaaatgtgtagggctGCAATGGATGAGACTAGGGTAGGACTGTATAAAGTGGTTTACTGAAGGGgtggcctatactcaacagcaGTGGGAGGAAACATGCTGATTAGATAAATAGATTGTGAGGGATTTTTACAGCACTAATTGTGAGGCTGACCTTACACATATCTGGTAGACAACCTTGTTTCTAGAATTATTTACAACTAATATGGTAATTATGGTTTCTGTCAATTCCAGATAGCGGCTAGCTTAGACAAAGCCTTAAATATAGCACTGAAGCAAGCAACTTCAGCTAATCAacatgtatataaaatatctcTTGTTAAAGGATTGTAAGTAAAAATCggtttcattcaaaatttatattctCAGTTAATTTCAATGCAACTTCCACCCTGTGTGGGATAACTTCAACactcaaaaattattattttttttatttcaagttagttttgatttcattttatttaaataacttaagtaATGTCTCTTCTTCCAGACCTTTCTATGGTTATCATGACAAAGAGCATCTCTATTTGAAGGTGTTTCTATATAGTCCTGGTTTGATCAAACAAGCAGTAGAACTATGTAGCAATGGAGCTATCCTGGGCCAAACCTTCCAGCCTCATGAGTCACATTTAAACTTCACACTacaatttttcatagatttcaatttatttggaaTGAGCAACATAGACCTACAGTGTGTAAAGTTTCGGAAATCTGGTATATCACAAAACAGTAATGAAGTACAAAACTCAAATGACTTTGGTCTGAAACCTGAAAGTTCTTGTCATTATGAAGCTGACTGTGTAGCTTCACATATAATCAATCGCCAGAGAATAGGCAAAGGAGATGGCATCGAAAATCCAGGTTTGGAAGAAGTATGGAACCAGGAGAGTGAAAGGAGAAAGCAACTGAATATATCTCTGGCATCAAAATCGCTATCCCAAGGCAGGATCAAAGCTGAAGAAACCGATTCTCACTATAAATATGAACAGATGTTTTTGATCAAAATGTCTGGGTTGATTGATAAACCTGTGATTATTGAGAATGGTGGGAAGCTTCTAGAAGTGGTACAGTATCCAGCTGAAAGTATGGAAGGCTCACAGCTATTCAAGGCTGTAGATGTGAGTGTGCATTTGCCTGATAGCACCTTGGGAGCTGGTTTCAATCAGACTTTGAGAGGCGATGAATCTACTGCTGAAGATATTGATAATACTTTGGTAGATGAAGATTTGGCTTTAAACAGCAGTCTCTCTTTACATTACAGTCAGGTGTTACGTAAGTAAAcaactatctatactaatattataaagctaaagagtttgtttgtttgagctaatctcaggaaatcttggtccgatttgaaaaatatttcagtgttagataacccaatGCTACAATCAGAGCACCAGTAGAGAGACCAgagagtaccagtaaaagatgttacaaaaacggggaataatatgacccattctctcttatgtgacgcaagcgaagttgcacgggtcagctagtatgcaATAGTAATGATTTAAcgttatttatagtaaatagtGAAGACTTGGAACTACTAGACATGTTACAAGACATGGATGAAAAGGAGGATCAGAAGGTTGAGGAGGACAGTGTGATGGGAACTCCAGCCAATGTTGAAGATGATGCAGATGCTGAACTAGATGATGCTGAATATTCACAGATATTTAATGAAGATACTCTCATTCTTAATCCTGATGAAAGGTTAGTCGGTTTTAATAGTAGTGTTAAATCAAACAGTAGCTACTGCAACGTCATCGGCGTGTACAGATTTTCCAGGATAAAGGAGATcgtccattttgggccttttttcaaagtgccggccaacaaaaaaaagtggcatgtatcgatagagctagccatttgaagcaatagttagtatggcacgaaaccggtaggatcgctttgaaccgagttatacaggtttgaagattcataatattcaaacatttattcatttctgaaagaactgtgaaacataaataatgattgattttgctagaattaactatctaaagcaattttgattgtgaagcAACCACtatgaagttgatttaaggtcgtaagcacacgtatcaactcagaaatgggtcgtcaccgtatcaactcgagctcatcagtattatttgtatgtaattcctactgtaacacacttatcggaatcgttatgtgatcgccccggctcacgacgatgggagtggtgcgtatgtgcattatgcatacaccagcacccagggtggattGCGGGGCTATgcgcaaattccgatagaagggcgggcataccttctaaaccgcaacatgtgtcctcataacaaggtcCCGGCGCCCCGatgcgtcgccactggactggtctctggcgactagcgcaaggtcagcgcatcctcccttagcgaacccaaggggccgcaccctcgattgtgtgcaactaacaaaccatcgtctaggtaagagttcacctagagtgttgccgttgggttgttatgtccgactcataggcatgtggaacaatattttgtgcttcgggcacgatttgtgatgagggcccttgttatgaggacacatgttgcggtttagagggTATACCCGCcattctatcggaatttgcacatagccccgcactccaccctgggtgtttgtgtatgcataatgcgcatacgcaccactcccatcgtcgtgagccggggcgatcacataacgattccgataagtgtgttacagtagggaattacatacaaataatactgatgagctcgagttgatacggtgacgacccgtttccgagttgatacgtatgcttacgaccttaaatcaacttcagagtggtcgcttcacaatgaaaattgctttagatagttaattctagcaaaatcaatcattattttatgtttcacagcacttttagaaatgaataaatgtttgaatattatgaatcttcaaacctgtatagctcggttcaaagcgatcctaccggtttcgtgccatactaactattgcttcaaatggctagttctatcgatatatgccacttttttttgttggccggcactttgaaaaaggcccaaaaatgtatggagcctggatgatctcctttctcATCTCATATGTTATTCTAAGTAATAAACTGCCTATGTACTGAATTGCGTCAACTTCCGTCCGGTAGTGTCGAGTTTTGAGTTCCAAACGTCCATCGAGACAttcaaactttagcatttattatcttcatttaattaattattttgataggaTTTACAACTAATAATTTGATTCCAGTAAAGATGAAAGTGAGAGTTCACCTTCGTGGAACGATTCATTTTGGGAAGGCGCTAACATTCCACAGTTAGATGGGACGTGCGACGACGATCGTAAGTTTGCAAACATActaagtaataataatcattaattatcaaatttatatgaaggtaaagttaatttatattcattttctTGCAGATGTAAAAAAAGTTAGGAAAAGGAAAATGAGAGCCTTTAAACTCGGTCTATCACGACCTAAATCTAAAAAACAGGAGTCTAAAGAACTAGATAGTAAATCAGAATCTAACATGAATATAAGTGAAGCAGACGAAATCAATGTTTCAAGAGAAACTATAGAAGATATATCAGATTGTCACTTGAGAAGAGTTGTTAAAGCAGAACCTGAAAGTATTCTAGAAAAATCTATGCATTCTGTAGCAGGCGATGTACATATAAATCTAAAAGTGGAAAATGAATCCATAGTTGATTTAGTTGATAAAGTAACGAAAGGATATAACAAACCTTTACAGCCAGTAGTCGCGGAAAATTATGATCTAGAAAACAAGTTTGAACCAATTGCTGGACCGTCTAATGTTAAATTGAATCAGTCATTTAAACAAAACCTAGATGACAGTTCGAACGATTTAGACTCTTCTCCCGAAAAAACTAAGTTAGGCATAATGAGCTTTTACGATACAtctaaaatatttgatgtaacATTAGATGATGATGTTGATACACCTCCATGTTTAGACACTACAAAAGACTGTACACAAAAAGATACTGACACAAATGTTGAACcagaaattaaaattgaattagaGAAAATGGTTGaagatgtaaatattaaaactgaACAGAACACTACTATAATAAGTGAGAAAGATTACAAAACATTTACTCCTCGAACAAAACCGCCAACGAAAGGCTATGTTAAGTCCACTTTACAACAATACAACATTCCGAAAACTAAAAACTTAGAACCATATTATTCCGACCATAAAGATGTAGGTGACAAAGTAGAAATAGGTCAAATACTGCTGAAATTAAACAGTAAAGTATCAAGAGATCAGAAATCATTCGAGAAAGTTTTAAATGTGACAAGTTTGGAAGAATGGAGGCAATTGATATTCATGCAGAACAACGAAATGTCTCAAGAGTCTAAGCCAGATGCACTGAAGCTTTTACTAGCAGGAAATAGAAAATGTGTTCTAGAGCCAGTAAAACGACCACCAAGTTGTCACGAAGTACGAAAATggttggaaaataaaaatagtgaatCAACAGAACAAATAAGTGAAGTTACAAAAGTagatataagtaaaaatattgatgatCTAGATAATTCTCAAGCTTTAGGTTTAGCTGAAATCAACAATAGTATTGGTTTAGAAGCTGATGAAAGGGATAGAAGTAATTTGAATACTAGTTTACAAGTCACTATGCAGCCTGATGGATCGTTCCTATGCTTCGGTAGTAACGACACTCGGCAGGAGAGCAGCTCTATTGATACGCCTATAGTTGATGTAAGtggttttacttattttattccattgaaatgcaattacatttttatcCTTAGCTTGCGTTTTCGGGGacgctatttttttatatgtaggtGGGGGTCTTTGGAATCTGAAGTTCAAGTTGGTGTCGCCATCTTAGAATAAGGAGTTTCGGGATCAGGGGTAAGGGTGGTGACCCCACATACTTGAACTTAAGTTTCTATTGACCatatttacatgaaaaaaatataattgcgtCCTCTGAAAAGCGCAACCTTGCATGTAACTTTTCAATacactatttgaaatatatttaatatttgtaattcttCTCTGAAATATTCGTTTTTGTACAGGTAAACTTTCTGACGATCATCACAGTAGAAGTTCTCACATCGGTCAGAGGAGACTTAAACCCAGATCCGGCTTTAGATCCCGTCCAAGCTTTATTCTTAACCATAACCAATGACTGTCCACCAGACCACCGATTGcaaaaaaacattactaaaatACTAGTGGTCGAAGAAACAAAGACACCGAAATATCTTGATAGATGCGGTTTTAATGCAGACATCACTTACGTTAGTAATGAGAGTGAGTTATTCGAGACAGTCATTGGATTGGTAATAAAGCACGATCCTGATATAATGTGCGGGTACGAAATAGAAATGAACTCTTGGGGGTACGTGTTTGAGAGAGCTCAAGTCTTAGGCTTGGAAATTGTCAAAGAAGTTTCTAGAATAACAGAGAAGTATCGACAGAAGCGATGGAGGGGGGAAGACACGGATTTCGAAGGCAGAATCATTGGTAGAATCATGTTGAATGTGTGGAGATTGTTTCGTCACGAAATGGCATTATCTAGTTATAGTTTTGAAAactgtatgtatgaaatattgaaaGAGAGAGTTCCGAAGTACAGTTACGCTCAGTTGGCTAAATGGTGGGCAGATGAGTCGAGGATATTGAGATGGATACCGGTTGAATATTATTTGACTAAACTGTCTGGAACTGTAAGGATGTTGGACAAACTAGACATTATTAGTGAGTAcacttttgattattttatcgATTTGCATTACTTAGGTTTGCTACACACATTctgttcggcattaatcggcctagttGGGCGGCAAAGATGTGTAGATCAACCCAAACGGCAAACGAAAACAAGTGAATCAAggcggttttgttgttcgataaatattgccgaatcaattttatttgtagcaACTCTTATAGATAAACATCAAGAAACTTTGTATGACTAAGGTTGCATGATATGCAAAATCTACAACATGCTTTCGGCCAACATAGTAGACTCATAGCCCTCTCTTATGGGAAGgagaaatataacaaatttaatagaaacttctaatatttatattacagacAGAACATCAGAACTGGCAAGGCTGTTCGGTTTACAATGGTGGGAGGTGTTATCTCGTGGATCACAGTTTCGGGTCGAATCTCTAATGTTACGAGCGGCAAGGCCTTTGAACCTCGTCGCATTGTCGCCTACAGTCAAACAAAGGGCGGCTATGTGTGCTCCGGAATGTCTTCCACTCATATTTGAACCGGAATCTCGGTTTTATACGGACCCTGTGATTGTGTTAGACTTCCAAAGCCTCTATCCTTCTATGATGATAGCTTATAACTATTGTTTTTCTACTTGTATTGGACGAGTTCAGAAT of the Anticarsia gemmatalis isolate Benzon Research Colony breed Stoneville strain chromosome 6, ilAntGemm2 primary, whole genome shotgun sequence genome contains:
- the PolZ1 gene encoding DNA polymerase zeta catalytic subunit; protein product: MGSCEYSSTSPEFSVRIVICDHYLTKPTPGIDVIYSEFRGADIKQVPVLRIFGPTPDGYKACIHIHGVFPYFYIPCPTPNPEPQFLYQIAASLDKALNIALKQATSANQHVYKISLVKGLPFYGYHDKEHLYLKVFLYSPGLIKQAVELCSNGAILGQTFQPHESHLNFTLQFFIDFNLFGMSNIDLQCVKFRKSGISQNSNEVQNSNDFGLKPESSCHYEADCVASHIINRQRIGKGDGIENPGLEEVWNQESERRKQLNISLASKSLSQGRIKAEETDSHYKYEQMFLIKMSGLIDKPVIIENGGKLLEVVQYPAESMEGSQLFKAVDVSVHLPDSTLGAGFNQTLRGDESTAEDIDNTLVDEDLALNSSLSLHYSQVLLNSEDLELLDMLQDMDEKEDQKVEEDSVMGTPANVEDDADAELDDAEYSQIFNEDTLILNPDESKDESESSPSWNDSFWEGANIPQLDGTCDDDHVKKVRKRKMRAFKLGLSRPKSKKQESKELDSKSESNMNISEADEINVSRETIEDISDCHLRRVVKAEPESILEKSMHSVAGDVHINLKVENESIVDLVDKVTKGYNKPLQPVVAENYDLENKFEPIAGPSNVKLNQSFKQNLDDSSNDLDSSPEKTKLGIMSFYDTSKIFDVTLDDDVDTPPCLDTTKDCTQKDTDTNVEPEIKIELEKMVEDVNIKTEQNTTIISEKDYKTFTPRTKPPTKGYVKSTLQQYNIPKTKNLEPYYSDHKDVGDKVEIGQILLKLNSKVSRDQKSFEKVLNVTSLEEWRQLIFMQNNEMSQESKPDALKLLLAGNRKCVLEPVKRPPSCHEVRKWLENKNSESTEQISEVTKVDISKNIDDLDNSQALGLAEINNSIGLEADERDRSNLNTSLQVTMQPDGSFLCFGSNDTRQESSSIDTPIVDVNFLTIITVEVLTSVRGDLNPDPALDPVQALFLTITNDCPPDHRLQKNITKILVVEETKTPKYLDRCGFNADITYVSNESELFETVIGLVIKHDPDIMCGYEIEMNSWGYVFERAQVLGLEIVKEVSRITEKYRQKRWRGEDTDFEGRIIGRIMLNVWRLFRHEMALSSYSFENCMYEILKERVPKYSYAQLAKWWADESRILRWIPVEYYLTKLSGTVRMLDKLDIINRTSELARLFGLQWWEVLSRGSQFRVESLMLRAARPLNLVALSPTVKQRAAMCAPECLPLIFEPESRFYTDPVIVLDFQSLYPSMMIAYNYCFSTCIGRVQNINGDVAYEFGAWRLRIPKSKLEALVKKGLVHWSPVGVGFVKSSVRRGVLPALLRRILAARQAVKKNMKAQTDETVKKAMHSRQLGLKLIANVTYGYTAANFSGRMPCVEVGDSVVAKGRETLERAIKMVRESTQWNAKVIYGDTDSMFVLVPGGTRAEAFQIGQQIADAVTADNPSPVALKLEKVYQPCILQTKKRYVGYMYESADQQTPVYEAKGIETVRRDGCPAGVKLLQRALCELFETGDMSRVKRSVMSTLSKLADGTLPPQELFFTREYHGPAGYRPGASAPPNEIAKRTVAQDRRALPRTGWRVAWQVTAGPPGAALLRLARAPRELARDPALRPHVAYYAARVLLPPLHRCLSLLGVDVFKWWAEIGTTREIRARGCRDEGGIARYMWRERCALCGARSARYAVCEQCGGGGAAQRAAAALCRRGAGAAGRVRACDTLCAACCAHAYSADCENTECPVLWRRISARGELAQIRDVVAHLPPRFTRESLDF